The genomic segment CATCAGCTCGATCGGAAGCGATCGGCCCTTTTcatatttccacatttttctCTGTTGGAAGTTCTCGTTGCAGCGTAACACAGCTTCTGCTTAAGTGATCACAACAGCAACGATGACGAGTGGAGCGTGTACAGCTCACTCAAGCGTTGGAGCTTGAAGCGAAAGCAGCCTCATCTCGGTTTCAGTGGTTTGTCAGTTGACGATGAGCAGAGGAAAACGAGTTTGTGCCATTAATGAGGGAATAAACTTTGTCATAGGGAGTAAAAGATGCCCTGTGTCTGCATTCAGCGCTGCTCACTAACAAGGGGACGTTACACTGAATGTAGTTCGTGCTTTAAAGTTGCTGCTAcagccgctttcagaggaacagtttCCATTTTCTCCCTCAGAGCTGATCAGCGACTGAAAGAGCGGGTGCTCAGCGGagagtaggttcactggtgttggtggttccaccttaaatggtgcctgagccTCCAGTATGTAACTgcagcgccatttaaggtggaacggggaaaaatctgaattttgaAGTCTCGTGAAttgtagtgtttgacagtttccgGGACGTGCGGGTGTTCAGCTTTTTGCCACTTTAGCTTTTAGTTTATTGTTAGCGAGTTGTTTCAGCATTCAGCATggagcttgttttgttttgtttccttctgctgtttttgagttataaaatatgtattccAATGCATTCTGCAGTATTTTTACTGACTTGTTTATTGCTGTCTTCTCGAGTTAAATCCAACAGAACTCTAATATCAAAATTAGGTGGAATGCACATCCCTGTTTGGCCATTAGTAAACAAATTAGTTACCATACAAGTCAAAACCTCTTTACTACCATCAAACAAAGTATTTTAAATGGTTTCATCTGATTTGTGTTCTTTACAGTCTGTTTGTGGGGTAAAGGATCTTTAAGGGGTGCATTTGTGTGTTAGAGCTGcatgaaatggacaaaaactaTGTTGTGATTATGCTGCTCTTGTGATTTTTATGTGCACAATAAAACAATCAGAGATTTGTTCAAGGGCTTACTCACATATTACAAGCCTTGGCGACATCACTATTGCAAAGGCTATTATTATGATAACAATAACCATACACTGTATAGTAGTGCATGCAAGTTATACTTGGTTAACTTTAATTATTATAGATTATTACGGTCAGTAATTattgcatctctctctccttctctctctccatctgtctatctgtctacaGGTTTCTAAAGCCTCTGCGGACCTCATGCATTACTGTGGCGAGCATGCTAAGTACGATCCACTCCTGATGGGGATTCCAGCCTCAGAAAACCCGTTTAAGGACAAGAAGCCCTGCATTATATTGTAGTGGGACGCCCCCAGACATGAGCTCCTTAATGCCTCCTTTTTTATAGAGAGAATATTTTACCTTAAAGCATTCATACACTAGTCGCCTTAAAAAAAAGTCAGCTAACCCCCATCTTCACTCTCCCTTTAATGCTCCTGAAGCAGAACTCTTCGCCTGAAACGCATTCCCTTGTTATTTCGTTCCTCTAAAAATGAGACCAAAAAGCTCTTGAGCTCTCAAGATTTGCAATGCAGagacaaaacaatatatatatatatatataaaatatgcattttcttttttccccccctttAATTCAGTGATTGTGTTATCTGATGTGGTCTAGACCTGCCTCATCAGCAAATAAAGGCTGAGGCCTCAGTAGGGAAGATCCCAGACAGGTGCTGGTCTCATCAAGCCCCAGTGGTTCCCTTTGATCATCATGTTCTCCTAATGTCTTTTAAACTCTGCTCTGACTGGTGGCTGTAGATAAGCTCAACAGTAGCGCTTCGACCCTGTGTGGTGACACTGTTAACTGGATCTCTAGAGTCAGTCAGCCGTGTTGAGGGAAGAGGTGAGAGAGCGTGAATCTCAAATTGCTCCCGACCGTccatatagtgcactacatgaTGGCCTTGCTGCATGACGTAGATaaaaaaccatccatccatccatccatccaaaacCATCTTGTGATTATTGCAGTTGTGATACATCTTTCAAATGATTAAAACTACATTGGTGAATCAGTatgacacacactcaccggccactttattaggtacagttgcttgttgacacaaatagctaatcagccaatcacacggccaaaactcactgcatttaggcatgtagaggtggtcaagacaacttgctgaagtgcagaccgagcatcagaacggggaagaaaggggatttcagtggctttgaacgtggcgtggttgttggtgccagacagttgtgtggacgaaaatgccttgatgtgagaggtcagaggagaacggacagactggttccagatgatagaaaggcagcaggaactcaaataaccaaccaacatctctgaggaatgtttcaaaacaccttgctgaaagtctgccacgaagaattaaagcagctctgaagacaaaagagggtccaaccttttactagcaaggtacctaataaagtggccggtgagtgtataaaaaCTGATCTGCACGGTTTAAACCAAAATAGCTTGATTCAACAAAACCCACTGAAACTCATCTGAAGCTGTGACTAGAGATAGCAGGAAACCATAATGTTGTGGTTGGTTAGAGGGCTCGTTTTCAATTTGCAGCCTCCTGCATTGCTGGTATTGGAAAAGATCGACTATTAAAGCTGGGCCTTCAGTTTCAGGACATAAATGTGAAAACCTGATGAAGGAAAAACTCAATTATAatcatttctgctagcacccctatgggacTCTGGTTGTTTGTTAGTGTTAAACTAATGGTGTTAACATTTTTGGCAGATTTGGAGCTTCTAAAGACACTCCATGTCTTACGTAAAGCTCCTGACAGACATATTACCATCTATTTTAGCAGTTGTAGCCGTGACTCTTTGAATAGAGCGTTTTGGTATGAAGCTGCCGCCCATGTTATCCATTGCAGGCGGCTCACTGATCAGGCAAACGCTTGTATtcacatatctagaacttccagaaggcctagagtgacgtTTTTTTCTCACAATGTTGGAAATCAGAAGTTTAAATGGGAGTATTTGAATATTGATAACAGTTATGATTCATTTCACGATTCCTGATACTATAAGATACTATAATCACAATACGACATTTATATTGATGATTGTATCCGTGCAATTGCAGTGAAACCGGGGCAGCATGTTCAGCGTCATACATGCTGACATTGACATTCAACATGCTTGTTTGGCTGAAGTTGATGTCCAGCTCTGCCATACAAACAGTGTAATTGCATTAGGTGGCATAATAGAAGCAGCTGAGTTCACCTCCATATCGTCTCCACAGTGCACAGCAGTGTATTGTCacattatattgttatataccTGCTAACAAAGCTACACTGTGCGTCCCTACACAGCCTGAGACAATAGGCTTTTACACCCATGTGGTGCACTGTATGTTCAATAGGGAGCCGTTTGGTATGCAGCCAGATTCTGAAAGGCCCTCTTGCTCAGTGAAGGGGAAGCAGGTGTCGTTCGGTGGCGTCACTCTGACGTATTTCGCCCTCATCAGCACCAGCACTCCCTCCTTAACTCACCGTGGCCGAACAATGGAGGGTTTTGCTCGGGTCAGCGAAAGGTCACCTCCTCTGTCAGAGCATTTAAACAGCcatgccctctctctctgtctttctctgtctctatctctctctctctctctctctctctctctctctctctctctctctctctctctctctctctctctctctttgtgtcacGTCACGTTTTTACTACGTGTAAAGCTCTGACCTTTGAGTCTGGCAgcatgaaatctcaaactgcGCAATGATTCGACTCCGTTATCTTCCTATGATTGTCATTATTAATTCAAGTATGTAACGATGCGCTTATTATGCGGTTCTGAGATCATCACATGATTCGGTTTAGCTCAGAACAGACactgtatttcaaaataaaagacccCAGAGCAGCACAACCTTGTGCAAAATAGTGATCTTGCTGAATAACTATAAGTAATGTAAAGTTAAACCAGGTATCGTGGTTTCATCACTGATTTATGATATTTTATGAGACTCTCAGAGAGCGACGTTCACATTGATAACACTATTAAAATTCTCATACAATAACATTCTTTTTAAATACTGTATCAAAACTACACTCTTCATTTTTTCTTCTAAAATAGCCTGTAAAGTTCATGTTGGCCAAAAGTGAGTGAGTACTGTTAATATTGAGTCGACGGCAGTTGAATCAGTGTTTTGCGCCCCTTAATGAGCTCAGCGAACTTTTATTCCATTGCTGTTTTCACAGCATTCGTTTCCCATCAGCAACAGTAACAGGACCTACCTGGATTATATTTCATAAGCCTTGCCAAAAACCTTTTTGATAAACAGAATATGACCCAGATTCCCCTGCCTGCATAGTTATTGCCTTTGCCTTAGAGAATAAACCTTGGAtttcttgttcttgtttatGGTAGATACAGTAGCAATATATTTCATTGCAGATCATGGTACTATAAGTAATATATTGTAACCCTTTAATGATTATATGCCTTATTTTCATGTGAAAGAtggttttgattgttttttttattatttgtaatgaTAATTATAGGATCTTCTTCTGAATGATGAACAGTTTATAACGTATCTGTGCCATGCCATCGTGTCTGATCTGACCAGCAATAGCCAAGTCCTGTAGGGTCACTGCCAGTGCTTCTGCGCAGCTCCTCTTCTAACTCCAAGCAGATGAGTGACTTACCAAACTAGAGCGTCTCTTTAAACTATTGTGGTGACTGTTATTGTGAATTTTGACATTCCATGTTTACaaaaactgctgtttattttttatgctctTCATGATGCCGTGCAGTTTttttatgtgcatgtatgtatgtgtacgtgagtgactttttaaattttgttattgatgtttttttttttttttttaaagagcgcTTAACGTTAGGGGTGCACCGATCatgagctttttatttttttccggTTTCGGTTTCTCCACCACAGGGCTGGAAAAACGGAGGACCAGGGAGCAGCACAGTGTGCTGAGTTTCCTGCTGTTGCACAGCAACTAAACCTGGTAGAGTTGGATCACAGCAGGAAATTCCccggaaaaatggaaaaatgaatccAGCCCTCCAGAACCAGAAATGTCTCCCCCTGCTTTTCAGCCAAACTGGCAATTGGCCAGTGGCTTTTTTAATTGGCCTGTTATTTTAAACAAAGACAGTAACACGTCCAGGGAAGCCCAACTATATGCACAAGCGTGCGTGCACAGCATTCAAAAGcagcgcgcgtgtgtgtgtgtgtgtatgtatatgtgtgtatatatatatatatatatatatatatatatatacatacacacacacacataaaataaaaatgtgtttgtgtgtatggcTGACATATAATTACGGGTGACGAAAAAGATCATTTATTAGATGCGTTGCGATTCTTTTAAAATCGATTCAcaaatcataatcagattttttgatAAATGCTGAAAACCTCATTAAAGCACTAACTAAACTGAGCAATAGCATAGCAGCATTATTTGGATAAAAAGGCTTCGCATAAATTACTAAATTAAGTTTCTACATTAAATGCTGCTATAAATGCACGTTTACTATTTATTACTATAATGACTGGAATACGTGATGTTTTGCTTAGTTTGGACACCTATTCTCAACATTTctgatgaaaaatgaacaatatgaACTATTTTCGTTAAGATCTATTAGGTGgtgtaatcagattttttgctcaaatccgatctctgactcgatggttcagaCTCATTTAGGTCAGTGATTCAGaacggtcattaatgtgatgatccggcctgaaatgaccctcatgagctcctcctactcagtgacgtcacgtgactgaatcactgcatcatcagcacaaactaacgagctgaacgagcttcgctgagaagatcattaactctgatcagctctcagcttcattattagagccagacggaggaggaaaaagtgagatgatctgcttttccaccgtttacaggctttaacgtctgttaggtgatgttgccatggtaacgctgaatgatggagaaaaggcacatgaattccgatctgagcttcacattaaggtcacatggccacaaatcggatacgtatccgatccaggaccacatatgaaagtgtctcaggtcggatttgaaaagatcagatttgtgtccacacagccttgaaaacaccagatctgagtcacatcagggcaaaaaatcagatttgtgccacttcagcctggtaatgtgaacgcagcccaAGATGACACTAGCTTGCTTGTTAATGACCCagggaaaaatatataatgtagtCTGTAGAAATCAACAGCTGAGCTGCATCAAGATGCACAAGGAATTGTTTTATAATCACGTCTTGGCACCCTGAACAGAAATCGAATCGGATCGTGAGGTGCCCAGAGATTCCCACCCCAGCGCTGAGCTGCACTGGTATTTGTGTCTTAACTAAATTCCTTAATTAGCACTAGACAATCCTTCAATTAAGCTCAGTTGAACAACCAGTCAACAAGTAAAGCCTTACTTAGTGACTACTGTCCAATGCACACGTCGCTTTAACATCACGATAATATGTTAGAACCAGTCACCGAACCCAGCTCCTTGGGAATGCCATGGAATCTTACACTAACCTTTTTGCATTCCATGGAAAATACCCATTACAGAAGAGAACAGGTTCAGAATGAAGCAGAACACCTgaagctgtctgtctgtttattctttaatCAGAATGAGCAGCTTTTTCAAACAACGTAACAGCAgcatcagtgcagcagctgcTTGAAGTTAAAACCAGGCCGATGATTGAAGTTTGTAAAAATTGGTGCTTTTTATGTGGTTTCCGTTCATTTTCCCAACACTTACACCTCCTGAGGGGGAAATATAAATACTTAGTAACCACTAAAGTTGAAGTTGAAGTCAGTTTGTGTCGAGTAACTTGTTTGGCCCCTAGTCATGAATTCAGACCGTGTAAAATTAgacaatgttatattttttcattacgCCAAAAAAATCTATTCCGATCCGGTCTGATTCTGATCGTGCACCCCTACTGCTCACCACACGGCTGGCAGAAACCGACCCAGCCCGCTGACCAGCTGAACCAGCAAAGGCCTTAATCCAGTATTCCTGCTTCGACTCTACTAAGCGCCTGGTCTTAAACACTATTACTCTCTCACGGGTTCGTCTACTGTGAACAAGCAGCCTGCAGTCCAGCTCACTGTGCACGGCCATCCGCGTCTCTGCCGGTGCTGCGGCCTTATACTGACTAAGCCTCAGGATGGACGTAGAGAAGCCTTCGGCATGCGCTTAAGCGTTAACCCACGCAATGCCAGTAAATCTAGCTGTCATTACATTAGTTATTTTCTTACTGAACAATCACTCATCATGCTTTTGAAATCTGActcaataataacaataataataataataataataataataacaggtTCATGAAAGCTTTTAGATCCGGACTGCAGTCACAGACGTATTTAACGACACCTGAAGGCAGTGTGTTGCGGCTGTATTACTGAATTTGAGTATTTTAATCACTAAGCAGCCTTGCTTTACATGCTGTCTACTGAGTAGCCTTTTATGGTGTTCCCCTCTGATGAGTATTCGATCCCGATCCCTTCTGTTCTCGTggcagcatgttttttcctctaTAACGTGATCGGTCCTGAAGGTGACCTTGTATCGGCCTTGCCATGGATTCGCTTAagctcttctgtctttctttcctcctctgtATCGTCTCCAGCTCTCATCCTTTTTGCCTTTGAAAGAAAACGATTGTTTTAATATGAAGTGCACTCGTTCTTACCATTGTGTGGATTGTTCTTCTAGAAAGAAACTTCTACCTGTGAAAAAGAAACACACGCCAGGGCTTGAACCCAAAGTCTGGTGTtgtaaatgtctttattttccagctaaagtgaaatataattttattctcAACACTCGCGGCTCATGGTGATTTATTTTTTGAATTTCTCTGATTTTGTGTCTTATTTTCTGCACACACATCGTATGAGAAGCTTTCGTCTGTCACATGTTTGCCTTGTTGACTATTACTGGAATACAACTTAAAGAGGtgctctggccaaaatgaaaagcaaccATCGCAAACCATGTAGTAAACATgcctgttctcctcctacagtGGTGCTGCAGTTGTCTATAGAGAGATTTTCCTGTGTAAACACTAGTAAAACACCCCTGtaatgatgtatcttgaaggtgggaggatcTTTTGAAAGTCTACAGGCATTCCGGGGTGGATACCTCTAGGAAGCCGGATATCACggctgtatttattagcctatacAGTCGCTGTGGTAACCGTCAGGTTGTCTTTATCAATACGGGAAGGAGCCAGTGGTTGTGAGCATGCTCTGTGTTGTAGtgagtgggggaaaaaagtaataTTGTGAGTTCTGCCCATTTGATAGGCTGCGGGATGTGACGCTGTCCTACATAACTGCTGAATAATATGACTACACAGATCGGGCATAACATcaggaccacctccttgtttctgcactcactgtccactttaccagctccacttactgtatagctgcactctgtagttctacagttacagactgtagtccatctgtttctctgatactctgttaccctgttcttcagtggtcaggacccccatggaccctcacagagcaggtactatt from the Pygocentrus nattereri isolate fPygNat1 chromosome 30, fPygNat1.pri, whole genome shotgun sequence genome contains:
- the si:dkey-44g17.6 gene encoding guanine nucleotide-binding protein G(I)/G(S)/G(O) subunit gamma-12; its protein translation is MSSKKQSSNNIAQARRIVQQLRIEANIERIKVSKASADLMHYCGEHAKYDPLLMGIPASENPFKDKKPCIIL